A region from the Dehalococcoides mccartyi CG5 genome encodes:
- a CDS encoding peptide ABC transporter substrate-binding protein, whose amino-acid sequence MMKKILLIILSVCLSFSLLLSGCGYAPEDNTMPTGNNVLTLVGQEPYTLDPAKVSDSGSVTYIYQIFSGLLKMGDDLTPVADIAQSWEVSPDGLTYTFYLKPNVKFHNGRVLTAADFKYSWERAASPATASNTVLTFLGDIQGVTEMVQGQANSISGVTVVDDLTLKVKLVSPCSFFLSKISYVTAFVVDKDNVSQGSDWWKKPVGTGPFMLPELTQGNYIMLNSNPDYYDTPAKISSVIFRLQSGQPMDLYEVGGIDVAGVSADYLAKATDPDGVFSADLQVVPQLSFYYFAYVTSKAPFDDPKIRQAFSMAVDKARIIELSYKGSVSVAEGILPPGMPGYNPDLSGLEYNPERARELIAESSYGSVENLPTITLTASGWGGLLPVELEAVIDQWRQNLGVEVVVRQIDMERFLYDLQTEKDNLYYSGWVADYPHPQDFLSVLFETTSSYNSGDYSNPEVDALLVQAAATLDTEESMQLYAQAEQILINDAACLSFWFGKNYVLVKPYVKGYKLNAMGIPILTEVTLEAH is encoded by the coding sequence CACAGGTAACAACGTCCTTACACTGGTGGGGCAGGAACCATATACCCTTGACCCTGCCAAGGTAAGTGACAGCGGTTCGGTTACCTATATTTATCAGATATTCAGCGGGTTGTTGAAAATGGGTGATGATCTTACTCCTGTTGCGGATATTGCACAGAGTTGGGAAGTAAGCCCTGATGGGCTTACCTATACATTTTATTTAAAACCAAATGTGAAATTTCATAACGGCCGTGTCTTGACTGCTGCAGATTTTAAATACTCTTGGGAGAGGGCAGCCAGCCCGGCCACTGCCTCTAATACGGTGCTGACCTTTCTTGGGGATATTCAGGGCGTAACCGAAATGGTGCAGGGACAGGCAAACTCCATTTCGGGTGTGACCGTGGTAGATGACCTGACTTTAAAAGTAAAACTGGTATCCCCCTGCAGTTTTTTCCTCTCAAAAATTTCATATGTAACTGCTTTCGTGGTGGACAAGGATAATGTATCCCAAGGTAGTGACTGGTGGAAAAAACCGGTAGGTACCGGTCCGTTTATGCTCCCGGAACTTACCCAGGGGAATTATATTATGCTAAACAGCAACCCTGACTATTATGATACCCCGGCCAAGATTTCCAGTGTTATTTTCCGTCTCCAGTCCGGCCAACCCATGGATTTATATGAAGTGGGCGGGATAGATGTGGCAGGTGTAAGTGCTGATTATCTGGCCAAAGCCACTGACCCTGACGGGGTTTTTTCAGCTGATTTGCAGGTAGTGCCTCAACTTAGTTTTTACTATTTTGCCTATGTTACCAGTAAAGCCCCCTTTGACGACCCCAAGATTCGTCAGGCTTTCAGCATGGCGGTAGACAAAGCCCGTATTATAGAGCTAAGCTACAAGGGAAGTGTCAGCGTGGCTGAAGGCATTTTGCCGCCGGGTATGCCCGGTTACAATCCTGACCTGTCTGGGCTTGAGTATAATCCGGAACGTGCCCGTGAACTTATTGCGGAGTCTTCCTATGGCAGTGTGGAAAATCTGCCCACTATTACCCTGACAGCCTCAGGCTGGGGAGGGTTGCTTCCGGTGGAACTGGAAGCGGTGATTGACCAGTGGAGGCAAAATCTGGGGGTAGAAGTGGTGGTACGCCAGATTGATATGGAACGTTTCCTTTATGACCTTCAGACTGAAAAAGACAACCTCTACTATTCCGGCTGGGTGGCAGATTACCCCCACCCGCAGGATTTTCTGTCAGTGCTTTTTGAGACCACTTCATCTTACAACAGCGGAGATTACTCTAACCCTGAGGTAGACGCACTGCTTGTGCAGGCGGCTGCCACTCTGGATACGGAAGAAAGTATGCAGCTTTATGCTCAGGCAGAACAAATACTGATAAATGATGCTGCTTGCCTGAGCTTTTGGTTTGGCAAGAACTACGTGTTAGTCAAACCCTATGTAAAGGGCTACAAGCTGAATGCAATGGGTATCCCCATACTTACGGAAGTTACCCTTGAAGCTCACTAA